One genomic window of Trichosurus vulpecula isolate mTriVul1 chromosome X, mTriVul1.pri, whole genome shotgun sequence includes the following:
- the LOC118832875 gene encoding U1 small nuclear ribonucleoprotein C, whose translation MPKFYCDYCDTYLTHDSPSVRKTHCSGRKHKENVRDYYQKWMEEQAQSLIDKTTTAFQQGRIPPNLFSAPPLGGPMIPPPHPSMMGPPPPGMMPVGPPPGMRMPMGGHMPMMPGPPMMRPLPHPMMVPTRPAMPRPDR comes from the coding sequence ATGCCCAAGTTTTACTGCGATTACTGCGATACATACCTCACTCATGATTCTCCATCTGTGAGGAAGACACACTGCAGTGGGAGGAAGCACAAAGAGAATGTGAGAGACTATTACCAAAAATGGATGGAAGAACAAGCCCAGAGCCTGATTGATAAAACAACCACTGCATTTCAGCAAGGAAGAATTCCTCCCAACCTGTTCTCTGCTCCTCCACTAGGAGGGCCTATGATCCCACCTCCTCACCCTAGCATGATGGGGCCCCCCCCTCCTGGAATGATGCCTGTGGGGCCACCTCCTGGCATGAGGATGCCCATGGGAGGCCACATGCCTATGATGCCTGGCCCTCCAATGATGAGGCCCCTTCCTCATCCCATGATGGTGCCCACTCGCCCAGCAATGCCCAGACCAGACagataa